In one window of Corynebacterium incognita DNA:
- a CDS encoding chromosome partitioning protein ParB yields MLASLTFRKSLAGATTMALIATGVVPAAQADEPNPEIHGPLVLANATIYDPSSDEIRIDRSKVDHTRVSDATLNKVETGLKTLPDETVNEVLKDNGLDPEETRNQGDSDVSNRIAPEIIWGGAAILGIIAGGGLTFYAMYTTHEEKMQLVNRCYDEGGTPVVSSQDSAGVEGTTDSGAAQKAGGYRFECQK; encoded by the coding sequence ATGCTCGCCTCGTTGACATTCCGAAAATCACTTGCAGGAGCCACCACAATGGCGTTGATCGCAACTGGCGTAGTCCCCGCAGCACAGGCAGATGAGCCAAACCCGGAGATCCACGGCCCCCTGGTGTTGGCGAACGCAACGATCTACGACCCGTCGTCCGATGAGATCCGAATCGATCGATCCAAGGTCGATCACACTCGAGTTTCCGATGCAACCCTAAACAAGGTAGAAACCGGCCTCAAAACCTTGCCTGATGAGACGGTAAATGAGGTCTTGAAGGACAACGGTCTCGATCCCGAAGAAACACGGAACCAGGGCGACTCCGACGTCTCGAACCGCATTGCCCCCGAAATCATCTGGGGTGGTGCGGCAATTCTTGGAATTATCGCGGGTGGCGGACTAACTTTCTACGCGATGTACACCACTCACGAAGAAAAGATGCAGCTGGTGAATAGGTGCTACGACGAAGGTGGCACGCCAGTTGTAAGTTCCCAAGACTCAGCAGGTGTAGAAGGCACCACCGACTCAGGCGCTGCGCAAAAGGCAGGAGGTTATAGGTTCGAATGTCAGAAGTAA
- a CDS encoding DUF3239 domain-containing protein gives MKIFKFDVDESFAKANNELLRDSSRLRTSGLLLGLILVAAGVAAYFLVSNGAWAFIVGVGLVIMGVLSAVIGVFAAKKVGTAQELYDSYPLAPAVVAEVNERDMVLMALVNTNVDPSLAPRWGVCLRTVTKIPGVDKRAVGTKVPVAAVSGHRSTSDQEHWQQITPMPIAWGTPDQEVVKIARKAIPEDQWNRLDRARKRLSEVKQTRYDLLVL, from the coding sequence GTGAAGATCTTCAAATTCGACGTCGATGAGTCCTTTGCCAAAGCCAACAACGAGCTCCTGCGGGACTCGTCGCGCCTGCGCACCAGCGGGTTGCTGCTGGGGCTGATTCTGGTGGCCGCCGGCGTGGCGGCCTACTTCCTTGTGAGCAATGGCGCCTGGGCCTTCATCGTCGGCGTTGGCCTGGTCATCATGGGCGTTCTCTCGGCCGTGATTGGTGTCTTCGCCGCGAAGAAGGTGGGCACCGCGCAGGAGCTGTATGACTCCTATCCGCTGGCGCCGGCTGTCGTGGCCGAGGTCAACGAGCGCGACATGGTGCTCATGGCCCTGGTGAATACCAACGTGGACCCGTCGCTGGCGCCGCGCTGGGGCGTGTGCCTGCGCACGGTGACGAAGATCCCGGGCGTCGACAAGCGCGCGGTGGGCACGAAGGTCCCCGTCGCCGCGGTGTCCGGCCATCGTTCGACCTCCGACCAGGAACACTGGCAGCAGATCACCCCAATGCCGATTGCGTGGGGCACCCCGGATCAGGAAGTGGTCAAAATCGCCCGCAAGGCCATCCCGGAGGATCAGTGGAACCGCCTAGACCGGGCGCGCAAGCGCCTGTCCGAGGTGAAGCAGACCCGCTACGACCTGCTGGTGCTCTAG